CTGGCCGGCCTTTGCCTCTGAGTTAGCTTTCTTCCGATTTCAACGAGCCGGTTTCTTGGAGTTCAACATCAGCCATATACCGAGGACTAGGAATTCTCGTGCAGATTCTCTCGCCAAGGAGGCAAGGTGTACCGGTGTTTTTTTTCCCATATAGATCAGATTCAGCCGGATAGAATGTCTCTTCGGAACGACTCAAGCCCGACTACCACTTGATCTTAAAAGATGGGCGTCGACAAAAAAAAAAGTGATAACGCGGATGAGAGCGAAAATATAAATTTAGTTATGGAAGTTACCGTAATATATATTTTCTATAAGTTACCGTAATATTAATATTCAGAAATAATTACCCTAATATTTATACAATAATTTTTTTTTGACAAAAAGTTTCATATAATAGCTTAATTTATTGCAGCTAATAACATCTCCAACCCACTCCGTAATGGAGATGCATTTAGTCACCTATTGAAGTTAATAGTCTTTCCAAGCAATTTATCTCATTCTTGCGACTGTTACAAAATGGGACATGAAATCTTGTCCCAGTTGGGTAATGCTTCCAAATGTTTGGTTATAATTTCAATCGGAGACAACTTCTACTGTTTGGAGTTCTCTGCAGTGCATATAAAACAAACATGATTCACATGATAGAAAAATTATAGGAATCATGTCATTTACTGGACGATGTTAATATGTCATAAAAGTGACAAATAAGTATCCTAAAAGGTGGGTTTAGCTGTATAATTCTAATTGACATGATACCCATTTTTTATTAATAAAAATCTAAAACAAAATGATGGTTGCATTAATAAAAATCTAAAACAAAATGGTGGTTGGTTAGGCAATCTAAGAAATTAAATGCATGAAAAGAATAATGTTTAATTCTTTCGAGTATTGCTTTATTTCGTGTCTAGCAATAATTATAGATAATTGTTTTTAATTTTTTTTTGTTATATAACTACTAAAAGTATTACTATTGATAGTTTTTGAAAGTAATTCATCAGTAAAGTTATTCTTTATTTCAAATATATTATATTTTATTAGTAAATATTTTAAAACTTGAGAAATATAAACTAAATAATTTCTCAAGTGTTTTAAAATAGTATACATTAAAAAATATTGAAATAATTTAGTTTTTCTTTTAAATAAGTTTGAAATATATATATTTCAATGCAGATGCATCAAAATTAGAAAAATTCTCTAAGATAGCATTTTTTAAGTTTTTGTCACAAAATAATATTCAATGGATAAAATGACAAAAAGAAAGTTTTATTAAAGGGTAAATATACATTTATATCCTATGGTTAACTAATTTAGACTTACAGTTTAGAGTCAAGAGGTGGAGTTTTGAAGATATAGTTTCAATCTTTTTAAAATAAAAAATTAAAATTAAAATTTTCAAAATAAAAAATAATTATTTTAATCATTTTTCTTATTGAATGTTATTTTTGTGACAAAAACTTAAAAAATATGATACTTGAGAATTGGCATCAATATTATGTTTGGGAAAGACTGAAACACATATACTCAAACCAGTTTATTTACCAAAATAAAACAAGATAATGTGTAGGGAATCTATTGAGTGTTGAGTCTCTATTGACATTAATATTAAATTAAAATTTACTTCTTCAACCTAAACAAAGAAAAAAAACAAATGGGTTCAAAACCCACTAGGCTCTCTTAAACACACTAGTTTCCTCCATTGACACTATTATCCCACTAGCTTCGAACTCATCCCATCTTTTCTGTTAAAACAATTCTTTCTCTTTCTCCATCTCTTGTGACCAACTGGGAGCAGAAACCAAACAAACAGAAAAAGAAAGAAACGTCTCTGTTCAAACATGGAGATTGAAGATTAATTGCATCCCTCACCGTTCTTCTTACACCAAACTCGTTTCTGTTATTAATTCCCTCTCTTTTGTGAGAGCATTAAACTCTCATAAATAAAGTAGAACAAAAAATATCATTCATTCCTTTGCTTCTTCCTCGCTGTTACTTTCTTCTTCTTGCGTTTTAAGTCATCTCTCTCCTTCTGCCACTTCGATTTTTTTTTCTCTCAGCTCTAAACCTGGAGCTTGAGATTACCCATCATCAAACTTCATATTCCTCGTGATCATCGAGGAAGCTGATCTCTTCTATGGAATGGAGATTTTGATGTCCTTCCTAAGGTTCTGTTTACTTTCGTCGGTTTTAGTTGCTGCTTCTTCCTCAGGTAAGTTTGATTCATTATGCCCTAAAGAAAGCAAACATTTTTACATTGTTTGATTACATTCAGACAAAACCCAGATAGATCAACTTGCTTTTTCGGTTTTATTTATTATATTTTCAAGTTTTCAACCAACGTATTATAATTCTGGGTTTTATCATTTAACAATGGGCTTGTATTTCAATTTCAGGATTGGACTTGTTGTCTCCATCATCATCACCACCACCGTCTCCGTTACCTATTGTCTCGGTCCCTACTGCTCCACCAGGTATATTGTAATGTTCTGTAATAAGCATGAATCTTGGATCTTGAACTTGTAATGCTCTGTTTTCTGCAGGCCCTGATTCAGATAAACCTCCATTTCCATCGGTGGCTCTCCCTCCGCCTATTCCAAGCATTGTGCCTCCTAGAAATGGTTCTAACAAAAAGCCTCCTGTTGCTCCTGGTATAGTACCTACCCCTTATTATTACTCTGTTTCGCTTTTTATGCCATAAACTCATTTTGTGGTCTCTGAATCAGTTGCATCTCCGCCAGTCATACCAAAGTTACCGCACTCTAGCTCACCTGGTATGTTGTGGTTTCTGTAACTATACTTGAATCTCTTATTTACTTTCCTCACATTGTCTCTGTTTAATCCTCTGCTCTGAGCAGTACCCACCTCTAGTCCAACAAGAAACTCACCAACTACCCACCCGTGGGCTTTCCCCATTGAATCTCCTGCCGGTGATAACACAAGTCCGTTTGCTGCACCATCTAATGAAACTGCTAAACCCTTATCTGTCTTACCACATAAAGGTTTTTTTCCTTTTTAGGCCATCAATCATATGAGTTACTCTTGTTTCCAGTATCAACAAGACTAACTTCATGTTGTTATTACATCGCCAGAATCTACTCCGAGTAACATACACCATCATTCTTCATCATCTCCTCCTTTGTATCATAGACATCATCAAGAGCCAAAGAAGACCAAAGATAGTCCAGCTCCACCACCACCACCAAAGATGTCAAACCGTAAAGGTTTCCACTTTACCGTACCCTCTGAGATACTTAGTTTTGCCAAGTCATCACTCTTCTCAGTGATCTTGATTCTCTCTTTTTTTTTTTTTATAGGTCCAATCTCGTCCTCAATGCACCCCATCTCCATAGCTCCATCACCTTCTCCCACCCAAGGTTTGCTTCCTCCACTCTTAAAACTTTTTCAACAACAAATAGACAAAATCTCTTCCTCTTTAACCTCATTGCTAAACTAAACTCTCTTTATTCCTCCTTAAGCTTTTCCTCTCAGGTCCTCTTCAAGACCTTCAAAACCTCGAAAACTCCCACCTCTTCAAGCACTCCCTCCTCCTCCCCCTAACTCAGGTCCCTCTCAGATTTGTTTCAGACACTGTCTTTTCATCATCTTTGTTTTAATCTGAAACCACATTTTTTTTTCTACAGATTGTTCATCAACCGTCTGCTTAGACCCCTACACAAACACACCTCCAGGATCTCCATGCGGCTGCGTCTGGCCTATTCAGGTCGAGCTTCGTCTCACCATGCCCCTCTACGACTTCTTCCCGATGGTCTCAGAGTTCGCTCGAGAGATAAGTGCTGGAGTATTCATGAAACAGAGCCAAGTCCGTATAATGGGAGCCAACGCAGCCACTGAACAGCCTGACAAAACCATTCTTCTCATCGATTTGGTCCCGCTTGGAGACAAGTTCGATAACATGACAGCAATGCTCACTTACCAGAGATTCTATAGAAAGAAAGTATACATAGATGCAACAACCTTCGGCGAATACGACGTGGTCTACGTGCGTTATCCTGGCTTACCAGCTTCTCCCCCTTCCGGCGGCATGACTGTTATAGATCAAGAACCGTCCTCTCGTAATAATAACAACAACGGGATGGTGAAGAAACCGTTCGGAGTTGATGTTCCAAAGAAGATGCGGAAGAGAGAGATCAATGGTGCAAGCATTGCTGTGATTGTTTTGTCGGCTGCTGCTTTTATCGGTTTGTGTTTCGCCATTGTTTGGTTCTTGGCTTTCCGGCGAGGGAGAGCTCGGCGGCGGCTTTCTACAAGAGCATCACTTGCTCAGCGTACACTACCTTCTCTCACCAAGCCACCAGGTAAAAAAAAAGGAATGATTAGTTCCATTTAGTGTTCTAAAAATCGGTCCAGGCGACTCCTAGGCGGGCGTTCTTGAACATTGGTTTAGCTCAACTTAGCTTTGTGGAACATTGCAGGTTCTGTGAGATCTTTAACCGGAAGCCGGTTTAGTTCTACTTCACTGTCCTTTGAGTCAAGCATTGCTCCGTTTACTCTCTCTGCTAAGACGTTCACTGCAAGCGAGATAGCGAAAGCTACTAATAGCTTTGCGGAGTCGAGGGTTCTTGGTGAAGGCGGGTTTGGAAAGGTGTACGAAGGTCTTTTCGATGATGGAACTAAAGTAGCGGTTAAGGTACTAAAGAGAGATGACCAGCAAGGTGGGAGAGAGTTCTTGGCTGAAGTTGAAATGCTTAGCCGTCTTCATCATAGGAACTTGGTGAATTTGATTGGTATTTGTATCGAAGATCGTAACCGTTCCTTGGTTTATGAACTTATACCTAATGGCAGCGTTGAATCTCACCTCCACGGTATGTTTTTTGAACCTCCACGGTTCAGATTGTTGGTCTTTGAAACTAATGTATTGTTCTGTTTCTGTTTTTTTTTCTGTAGGGGTTGATAAAGAGTCTTCGCCTTTAGATTGGGAAGCTCGGTTGAAGATAGCTCTTGGTGCAGCTCGTGGATTAGCGTATTTACATGAAGACTCAAGCCCAAGAGTTATACACAGAGACTTCAAGTCAAGTAACATCTTGCTTGAACAGGACTTCACACCTAAAGTCTCTGACTTTGGTCTAGCTCGAAATGCCCTTGATGATGAAGATAACAGACATATATCCACACGCGTAATGGGAACTTTCGGGTAAATACAAACCAGAACTAGGCCTGGGTGTTAGAGTTCTAGAGATAACCGCTATTTATAAAATCGGTTCGGTTTTGGTTTGGTTTTCAGTTCGGGTAACAGTGTTAGGAACCAACTAATTTATATAAATTTCGGTTCCAATTCGGTTCTGATTTAGTTTGGTTTTTCGGATAATTCAAATAAATTTAAATATTTTGGATAAAAATTGGATAGTTAGGTTCTTGCGGATAATTCAGATAATTTAAAATATTTTGGAAATAAATTATTTGAGTAATTCGAGTAGTTCGGTTATAAATAGTATTTTATTTTTATTTTTTATAATTTTAAAACTAAATATAAGAGTAATATTTGTAAGTATAAACCGTATTTTAGATATTCGATTACCTGTTTTGTTTTTGGTTTTTCATTTCTAGAGATATAGGAACCGTTCATATTTGTGAACATGGGTTCTGATTCAGTTTTCGGTTCTAGGTTAATATGCCCATACCCAAGTAGAACCGGAACAAACTCCTCCAAACTGTTTTTTTTTCTTTTTTTTTTAACTTGCAAGTGTTGCTCTTTGATAGGTATGTGGCGCCAGAATACGCAATGACAGGGCATCTTTTAGTGAAGAGCGATGTGTATAGCTACGGAGTTGTGCTTCTCGAGCTACTCACGGGGCGTAAACCAGTGGATATGTCACAACCACCAGGTCAAGAGAACTTAGTTTCATGGACTCGGTCTTTTCTCACGAGCAAAGAAGGGCTTGAAGCTATTATAGACAAGTCTTTAGGACAACCCGAGATCCCATTCGATAGCATAGCTAAAGTAGCTGCTATAGCTTCGATGTGCGTTCAACCGGAAGTATCGCACCGTCCTTTCATGGGAGAAGTAGTGCAAGCTTTGAAACTTGTATGCAATGAATGCGATGAAGCTAAGGAACTTAACTCTGTAAATTCACTTACTCAAGATGATCGTCTGGGAGATGATAATGGAGCTGAGAGCTCTTGTGGTGGAGAGGGGTCTGGCAGGATGGTTCGGTATCCGTTGCTACCGAGTTATGACTCTGAGCCTGACACGGAGAGAGGACTTTCTGTGTCGGAAATGTTCACCGGTTCGGGGAGGTTAGAGAGAGTGTCTAACTCTGGTCCCTTGGCCTCGGGTGGAAGCAAGAGGTTCTGGCAAAAGATGAGGAGATTGTCCACGGGGAGTTTGAGTGAGCACGGGTCATCATCACTCATGGTACGGTCTGGTTCGCGGTGAAGGATCTTGGACTGGTTACAGAACATTGGAGTTTTTGATTGTCCCTTTTAAGTTAAGAAAGGTGTCTTGTATTACAAGCAACTATTCTTAACCTTATGGAAACCGGTCAAGAGAGATCATGCCCGGTCCAATAGTTAGTTGAAAAGATGTATTTGTATCTTTAGAAGGAACAAGAGATCATGTGTTTATCTGATTTGAATGTACATATCACGTTTAAGTCGAAAGGCATCACACCTTTCTTTACAGTCCCGGTACAAGACCGGTTCGCTAGTCTATATTTGATTTTGGCTATCTAGGTGTTACAGAACTTGTAAACTAGAGCTAGTTAGTAGTAGGCAATAGCCAATGGGCAATGGGTAATGTAAAATGGAAACCCTTATATTTTGTTTATGTTATGAATTTTATTTTACTATTGATGATGATCAGTAACATGCACGTAATAATTCATGTAATAACTGCACAATTTCATAATATAAGAGAAACACAAACTCGTCAATCAAGATATGTATCATGAATTTAGCCATTAGATTAATTCTTCATTGGTTTCTATATTTGAATTTGGCAATCAAGTAAGATGTAACTGGACTTGGAACTAGTACGTAGCCAATAGCCAATGATGGGTAATGAAATCGAGACCTCATATTGGTCATTGGTCTTGTTTTATAAAATTTTATTTGGCTATTGATGATGATCTTCAAAAGCAAGGCCAGAGAGACAAACTCTCCTCAGATAATCAGAAGAAGCTTTTAAATTCGTTTAACCAGTGAGATTCCACTAGTATCACCACCCCACTCTTCAAATACAACTATAACGTTCTGAGGCTTGAGCCATGAACGAGGTACATGATACCTACAAAAAGAGACACAACTCTATGTATCAAGATTTGTATTATAAGGCAACATTCAAAAGAAGAAAAAAAAACAGTTTTGTTCTTACCATCTTTGAGAAGCTTCACCACAATTACTTAGACATTTCGTGGCTGTGAATGTTCCAGCGTAGTTGCAACGTCCACAGTTTCCTTTAGCTTTATAAGCAGCCCAGTGACGTCCAATGTTTCTACCGTTTATCCAAACTTGACCTTTCCCCATTGTGTTCATGTCCACAGCCAATGGTTCGTTTCCTGGTGGTGCCGCAAAAATAGACTGCAACAATTCAAACATAAAAATGTTTTTTTCATTTGTTCATAATTGTGTTTACAATCTAATTATGACATTATAGTATTTGCTTTGTTTTGTGTTATCTTACCTTGTACCAAGTCAATGGTTGATTCTTGGCCAAAAATGATCCTTGATTCCATCTCACAGAGGAAGTCGGGGTATGAAGACTCAAAGCTTCACCTTTCATACCAACCTGTTCAAATCACATTTTAAACCATTTGTTATGATTAGTTTCTTGTTATTATTAAGAAACTCAAAACTTATTGGCTTTGAAGATCAAAGAGGACCTTATAGGACCATTTCCATTTTGACATGTCCCATGTTCCTGAGTTAACTCCCTTTAGTGTGACCGCTCCAAGAACTCCTTTGTTCCACGTCTCAAAGTGTTTACCAACATTCTGCAAACAAACCAAGAACAACCACGAAGTTCAAAGATCTAATTAACAACAAAAACTGCTTTTCAAAGAGCTAGTTGGGTCTCGGCCAGCCGGATACCCCCCGTTATCAAAAAAAAAAAAAGAGAGCTAGTTTATCTCATCAGGAACTAACAGGAAGACCAACAACAACACTCAACAGAGCAAGCCTGTTGACACCTGCGTGTAGCTTGATCTTCTGGCTAAATGTTAGTGAAGTATGTTCAAGTGATCCATAAGCCCTTCCTGTAACAGAGAACATACCATACAATGTTGTTATGTTACAAAACTAGACAAGCTTTGATTTTTTGTCTTAATATTACCTGCAAGCTGGCCATTGACAAACACATGAAGAGCATGCCCAGCCGACAAAGCTGTAAGAAGAGGGAAATCACCAGTCTTCAAAAACCTCTCACCAGCACCAACTGTAATGCTGAGTAAAAAAATAACCACAAGCAAATAAACAAACCGTGAGTTTATTTTTTCCAGGAGACTGACACAAGTCAAGAGAGTTTTGAAGTTATACACTTACTCTGTTAGATACCAGAAATAGTCAGACTTGTCCCAAGTCATGCTTATCTGTTCCACAAGCCCGTTTCTTGCAAACGTACCAGCTTCATTCACAAAAGGAACCACTTCATTGAATGATTCCCAAGAGAATCTTGTTCCTGTTGAAACCATATTCCTGTGTACGCTTGGTGCATTCACCTGTTTAATTCAATTTAATTTAAAAATCAATAAGATAACTAACTTTTCTTGACAAACAAGTTTTCTTTCTTTTCTTACCTTTGCGGTGTTGTAATATTC
This genomic interval from Brassica oleracea var. oleracea cultivar TO1000 chromosome C2, BOL, whole genome shotgun sequence contains the following:
- the LOC106327145 gene encoding receptor-like serine/threonine-protein kinase ALE2; the protein is MEILMSFLRFCLLSSVLVAASSSGLDLLSPSSSPPPSPLPIVSVPTAPPGPDSDKPPFPSVALPPPIPSIVPPRNGSNKKPPVAPVASPPVIPKLPHSSSPVPTSSPTRNSPTTHPWAFPIESPAGDNTSPFAAPSNETAKPLSVLPHKESTPSNIHHHSSSSPPLYHRHHQEPKKTKDSPAPPPPPKMSNRKGPISSSMHPISIAPSPSPTQAFPLRSSSRPSKPRKLPPLQALPPPPPNSDCSSTVCLDPYTNTPPGSPCGCVWPIQVELRLTMPLYDFFPMVSEFAREISAGVFMKQSQVRIMGANAATEQPDKTILLIDLVPLGDKFDNMTAMLTYQRFYRKKVYIDATTFGEYDVVYVRYPGLPASPPSGGMTVIDQEPSSRNNNNNGMVKKPFGVDVPKKMRKREINGASIAVIVLSAAAFIGLCFAIVWFLAFRRGRARRRLSTRASLAQRTLPSLTKPPGSVRSLTGSRFSSTSLSFESSIAPFTLSAKTFTASEIAKATNSFAESRVLGEGGFGKVYEGLFDDGTKVAVKVLKRDDQQGGREFLAEVEMLSRLHHRNLVNLIGICIEDRNRSLVYELIPNGSVESHLHGVDKESSPLDWEARLKIALGAARGLAYLHEDSSPRVIHRDFKSSNILLEQDFTPKVSDFGLARNALDDEDNRHISTRVMGTFGYVAPEYAMTGHLLVKSDVYSYGVVLLELLTGRKPVDMSQPPGQENLVSWTRSFLTSKEGLEAIIDKSLGQPEIPFDSIAKVAAIASMCVQPEVSHRPFMGEVVQALKLVCNECDEAKELNSVNSLTQDDRLGDDNGAESSCGGEGSGRMVRYPLLPSYDSEPDTERGLSVSEMFTGSGRLERVSNSGPLASGGSKRFWQKMRRLSTGSLSEHGSSSLMVRSGSR